A region of Nocardioides sp. JS614 DNA encodes the following proteins:
- a CDS encoding 3-hydroxyacyl-CoA dehydrogenase family protein, with product MTSTSPETAAPGAGREFRTIGVIGLGTMGAGIAEVFARAGHAVVGVEKDDESLARGRQYLEHSTSRAVKREKMTEADQAELLGRITFTTSLKDLAEADFVVEAVVESLETKKAIFRDLDEIVSPETILATNTSSLSVTEISTANGSPGRVVGVHFFNPAPVQALVEIVRTVVTEQSVLDETTALVTSLGKAPVVCGDKAGFIANTLLFGYLNHAVAMYEGHYASREDIDAAMRYGCGYPMGPLALLDLIGLDTAYEILETMYHQGRDRLHAPRPILKQMVTAGMLGRKTGRGFYSYEAADSPVVVADELTPSVDQKPQLRHDIKLVGVVGTGTMATGIVEVFAKSGYDVLYVGRSADKVAGVRAAIEKSLDKAIQRGKLEESAKAEVLGRLTGSTSLDDLAPVDIVVEAIAEDLAIKSTLFANLDEICRPGAILATTTSSLPVIECAQATARPHDVIGIHFFNPAPVMKLVEVVSTVVTSDEVTETTRALCDRVGKVAVSCGDRAGFIVNALLFPYLNDAVKMLEAHYATADDIDLAMKQGCALPMGPFELLDVVGNDVSLAIQRELYLEFREPGFAPAPLLEHLVTAGYLGRKTKRGFRDYSAR from the coding sequence ATGACCAGCACCTCCCCCGAGACAGCCGCTCCCGGAGCCGGGCGCGAGTTCCGCACGATCGGCGTCATCGGCCTGGGCACCATGGGTGCCGGCATCGCCGAGGTCTTCGCCCGGGCCGGCCACGCCGTGGTCGGCGTCGAGAAGGACGACGAGTCCCTGGCCCGTGGCCGCCAGTACCTCGAGCACTCGACCTCCCGCGCCGTCAAGCGCGAGAAGATGACCGAGGCGGACCAGGCCGAGCTGCTGGGGCGGATCACGTTCACCACCTCGCTCAAGGACCTCGCCGAGGCGGACTTCGTCGTCGAGGCGGTGGTGGAGTCGCTCGAGACCAAGAAGGCGATCTTCCGCGACCTCGACGAGATCGTCTCGCCCGAGACGATCCTGGCCACGAACACGTCCTCGCTCTCGGTCACCGAGATCTCGACCGCCAACGGCAGCCCGGGCCGCGTGGTCGGCGTGCACTTCTTCAACCCGGCGCCGGTGCAGGCGCTGGTCGAGATCGTGCGCACCGTCGTGACCGAGCAGAGCGTCCTCGACGAGACCACCGCGCTGGTCACCAGCCTCGGGAAGGCCCCGGTCGTCTGCGGCGACAAGGCGGGCTTCATCGCCAACACGCTGCTCTTCGGCTACCTCAACCACGCGGTCGCCATGTACGAGGGCCACTACGCCTCGCGCGAGGACATCGACGCCGCGATGCGGTACGGCTGCGGCTACCCGATGGGCCCGCTCGCGCTGCTCGACCTGATCGGCCTGGACACGGCGTACGAGATCCTCGAGACCATGTACCACCAGGGCCGCGACCGGCTGCACGCGCCGCGCCCGATCCTCAAGCAGATGGTCACCGCGGGCATGCTCGGCCGCAAGACCGGCCGTGGGTTCTACTCCTACGAGGCCGCGGACAGCCCGGTCGTCGTCGCCGACGAGCTGACCCCGTCGGTGGACCAGAAGCCCCAGCTGCGACACGACATCAAGCTGGTCGGGGTGGTCGGCACCGGCACGATGGCCACCGGCATCGTCGAGGTCTTCGCCAAGAGCGGGTACGACGTGCTCTACGTCGGCCGCTCCGCCGACAAGGTCGCGGGCGTCCGCGCCGCGATCGAGAAGTCGCTCGACAAGGCCATCCAGCGCGGCAAGCTCGAGGAGTCCGCCAAGGCGGAGGTGCTCGGCCGACTGACCGGCAGCACCTCGCTGGACGACCTCGCGCCGGTCGACATCGTGGTCGAGGCGATCGCCGAGGACCTGGCGATCAAGTCCACGCTCTTCGCGAACCTCGACGAGATCTGTCGACCGGGCGCGATCCTGGCGACCACCACCTCCTCGCTGCCGGTCATCGAGTGCGCCCAGGCCACCGCGCGCCCGCACGACGTCATCGGGATACACTTCTTCAACCCGGCGCCGGTGATGAAGCTGGTCGAGGTCGTCTCGACGGTCGTCACGTCCGACGAGGTCACCGAGACGACGCGGGCGCTGTGCGACCGGGTCGGCAAGGTCGCCGTCTCGTGCGGCGACCGGGCCGGCTTCATCGTCAACGCGCTGCTGTTCCCCTACCTCAACGACGCGGTGAAGATGCTCGAGGCGCACTACGCCACCGCCGACGACATCGACCTCGCGATGAAGCAGGGCTGCGCGCTGCCGATGGGCCCGTTCGAGCTGCTCGACGTGGTCGGCAACGACGTGTCCCTCGCGATCCAGCGCGAGCTCTACCTCGAGTTCCGCGAGCCCGGCTTCGCCCCCGCGCCGTTGCTGGAGCACCTGGTCACCGCCGGCTACCTCGGCCGCAAGACCAAGCGCGGGTTCCGCGACTACTCTGCTCGCTAG